A DNA window from Hordeum vulgare subsp. vulgare chromosome 1H, MorexV3_pseudomolecules_assembly, whole genome shotgun sequence contains the following coding sequences:
- the LOC123424661 gene encoding uncharacterized protein LOC123424661 — MGGGSGDLSPTSIPASPSSSSSEPLPRGRGFADYVPVSDGDSEGCCICDDPEVAALLDGSQFQHRSLREAKDLIRRYKPGCWIEGVGDTKGGDYSVPDTTTLLLVGPRGAGKSALVNRITRVFDKDDDPFAPERAQVSYNSKSNGTSFVREYKIPRNSNGICICDTRSLSRNPEKDFKILQRWMTKGISHGEMVTWDTDDGTKIKNLKAMGRQYSFLPCKTRKVNFVIFVIDGLSVLKSIGSDNKGYMDMLHETFMNPFLSFGDDKPAVVVTHGDRLSFQQRSQVQNELAETLAIPPQQIFDIPGSDDYETDMVVLDMLRYCIQHAEQNFSMKLNNLVEMHGRETLAEMMARLMGLDAVMDVTIVFLCAVALLLRVSDNLL; from the exons ATGGGTGGCGGCAGCGGTGACCTCAGCCCCACCAGCATCCCCGCCTCCCCTTCTTCGTCTTCATCGGAGCCCCTCCCACGAGGACGAG GGTTTGCCGATTATGTGCCGGTCTCTGACGGCGACTCCGAAGGGTGCTGCATCTGCGACGACCCCGAGGTGGCGGCCCTTCTCGATGGCAGCCAGTTTCAGCACCGGTCGCTGCGGGAGGCGAAAGACCTCATCAGGAG GTATAAGCCTGGATGCTGGATTGAAGGAGTTGGCGACACAAAAGGTGGGGACTATTCGGTGCCTGATACCACCACATTGTTGTTGGTGGGGCCTAGAGGTGCTGGGAAAAGTGCACTTGTGAACCGAATTACACGGGTCTTTGACAAAGATGACGATCCTTTTGCACCAGAGCGCGCACAAGTTTCCT ATAATTCCAAATCAAATGGTACAAGTTTTGTTCGGGAGTACAAAATCCCAAGAAATTCAAACGGTATATGTATTTGTGATACAAGGAGCTTGTCCAGAAATCCAGAAAAGGATTTCAAAATCCTGCAACGTTGGATGACGAAGGGAATTAGCCATGGGGAGATGGTGACGTG GGATACCGATGATGGCACTAAGATTAAGAACCTCAAAGCAATGGGGAGGCAATACAGTTTTTTGCCTTGCAAAACTAGGAAGGTCAACTTTGTGATATTTGTGATTGATGGTCTTTCTGTCCTAAAATCAATTGGAAGTGATAATAAAGGATACATGGATATGCTCCACGAGACATTTATGAATCCATTCTTGTCTTTTGGAG ATGACAAGCCTGCTGTTGTGGTTACTCATGGGGATAGACTATCGTTTCAACAACGTTCCCAAGTTCAGAATGAGTTAGCAGAGACACTTGCCATTCCACCCCAACAAATTTTTGATATACCAG GTTCTGATGACTATGAAACTGATATGGTTGTGCTGGATATGCTGCGTTACTGTATCCAACATGCTGAGCAGAACTTCTCTATGAAACTGAATAATCTTGTAGAG ATGCATGGGCGTGAAACCCTTGCAGAGATGATGGCGCGGTTGATGGGACTAGACGCAGTCATGGATGTCACCATTGTTTTCCTATGTGCTGTAGCCCTTCTACTTCGTGTATCAGATAACTTACTGTAG